The genomic segment TGGTTAAACAATGGTAAATTTATGTAATGGTAAAACATTCATCAAGAATTGAGTTGAGTCAGTCAGCTTTAAAAGCTAACTTTAATTTCATTAGAAAAAAAATTGATAAAAAAGATGTTTTAATCTCCGCAGTAGTTAAAGCAAATGCCTACGGACATGGTTACGACTCTTATATTAAAATGGTTGAAAAGTGCGGAATAAATCATTTTTCCGTAGCCTCAGCACATGAAGCGGAAATGGTTAAATCCTTTTCCTCAGAAAAATCCAACATCATGATAATGGGGATTCTCTATGAGGAAGATATCAGCTGGGCGATAAAAAATGACATAGAGTTTTATGTTTTTAATTATGACAGGCTGTTAAAGGTAAATGAATTTGCCAAAAAACTGAATAAAAAGGCCATTGTTCATATAGAAACAGAAACCGGAGCAAACAGAACCGGTATGTCAGATTTTGATTTTTATAAATCGCTGACTTTTCTAAAAAAGAAAAATTCTAATATTGATTTTAAAGGGTTATGCTCTCATTTTGGCGGTGCTGAAAGCTTTTCCAATAGATTTAAAATTGATGCCCAATTAAAAAAATTCAAAGAGCAGATAAGCTGGTGTAAAAAGAAAAATATTTTACCCGGCTATATTCACATAGCCTCATCAGCAGCAACTTTATTCTTGCCGGAATCGCATTTTAACATGGTTCGGGTTGGGGTTTCTCAGTATGGGTTTTGGCCCAGTCCGGATATATTCTATGATCATATACAAAAAACAGGCAGTCGCACAAATACCGGTTTAAAAAGAGTTTTTACCTGGAAAACGGATATAATGGATATAAAAAATGTAAAATCCGGCAGCTTTGTTGGTTATGGAACAGCTTTTCAGGCTGTCCGTGATATGAGAGTGGCGGTATTACCATTAGGCTATTCCAATGGCTATCCGAGAGGTCTTTCTAATACAGGGCAAGTTTTAATAAGGGGTAAAAAAGCACAGATTATCGGCTTGATAAACATGAATTTATTTACGGTTGACATTTCTCACATTCCGGATGCAGAAGTCGGTGATGAAGTAGTCCTTATAGGCAGACAAAAAAACCACGTGATAAACATCAGCTCTTTTTCAAACTTTGTGAATTTATTGAATAATGAAATGATGAGTCGCCTTCCGGCAGCTATTCCCCGGAAAGCCGTCAGATAAATTACTTTTTACTCAAAGCTTCTTTATACACTTTTAGTGCTCTTTCCCGGGCAGCTTTATGCCCTATAACAGGACGAGGATAATTTGCTGTGTCGTATTCCGGTACCCATTTTTTAACATATTCTAAGTTTTTATCAAACTTTTTTAACTGAATTTCCGGATTAAAAATCCGAAAATAAGGAGCTGCATCACATCCTGAACCGGCCGCCCACTGCCATCCCCCATTATTAGAAGCCAGCTCGAAATCCAATAATTTTTCGGCAAAATAAGCCTCCCCTTTCCGCCAGTCCTGCAAAAGATGTTTCGTCAAAAAACTCGCTGTCAGCATGCGAATTCGATTATGCATATAACCGCTTTCATTCAATTCCCGCATTCCGGCATCTACCAATGGGAAACCGGTTTTCCCGGCACACCATTTTTGAAATAAATCCTCATCCTTTTCCCAGGGTATGGCATCATAATCCGGCTTAAAAGAGTGATTTACAACATGCGGAAAATGAAAAATGATACTCTGATAAAAATCCCGCCAAATCAATTCATTCAGAAAAGTAGCACTTTTTTCCTTTGCTATGGCAGAAAGTTCTCTGATACTAATCGTTCCAAAGCGCAAATGCACACCCAAACGGGACGTCCCTTCAGAAGCAGGATAGTCTCTTTTTTCGGCATATTCCGTTAAAATCTTGCTGCGTATCGTTTTTTTAGGAAAATCTAT from the Chitinophagaceae bacterium genome contains:
- the alr gene encoding alanine racemase, whose translation is MVKHSSRIELSQSALKANFNFIRKKIDKKDVLISAVVKANAYGHGYDSYIKMVEKCGINHFSVASAHEAEMVKSFSSEKSNIMIMGILYEEDISWAIKNDIEFYVFNYDRLLKVNEFAKKLNKKAIVHIETETGANRTGMSDFDFYKSLTFLKKKNSNIDFKGLCSHFGGAESFSNRFKIDAQLKKFKEQISWCKKKNILPGYIHIASSAATLFLPESHFNMVRVGVSQYGFWPSPDIFYDHIQKTGSRTNTGLKRVFTWKTDIMDIKNVKSGSFVGYGTAFQAVRDMRVAVLPLGYSNGYPRGLSNTGQVLIRGKKAQIIGLINMNLFTVDISHIPDAEVGDEVVLIGRQKNHVINISSFSNFVNLLNNEMMSRLPAAIPRKAVR
- a CDS encoding deoxyribodipyrimidine photo-lyase; protein product: MKEEVAVHWFRRDLRWHDNHALDKAFQSGYPVLPVFIFDRNILDDLPKNDARVHFIYNALQEMMDKIEGKAFVVKHDTPENAWSQLIKEYNIKAVFYNKDYEPYAKERDEKIHKLLDTSGIEIKTFKDHVIFEENEVLTAAGKPYTVFTPFKNNWLKGFEAQPIEVFSSEKKLNLLADGKADRKHTPEFLGFQQTDIDFPKKTIRSKILTEYAEKRDYPASEGTSRLGVHLRFGTISIRELSAIAKEKSATFLNELIWRDFYQSIIFHFPHVVNHSFKPDYDAIPWEKDEDLFQKWCAGKTGFPLVDAGMRELNESGYMHNRIRMLTASFLTKHLLQDWRKGEAYFAEKLLDFELASNNGGWQWAAGSGCDAAPYFRIFNPEIQLKKFDKNLEYVKKWVPEYDTANYPRPVIGHKAARERALKVYKEALSKK